Proteins encoded together in one Oscillospiraceae bacterium window:
- a CDS encoding RnfABCDGE type electron transport complex subunit D, whose translation MEKRFIVTSSPHLSSTSTTRHIMLDVIIALLPAGIAACVMFGWYSAVLIAVTVVSAVLFEYLFRIITKRENSIGDLSAVVTGLLLAYNLPPKFPIWMAVIGSFIAIVIVKQFFGGIGQNFANPAITARIVLMTSFPTAMTAWLTAYDGVSSATPLAMMKAGTVLTPDGPTILGALIGNVDTIGCIGEVSRLLLIAGGIYLMIRKVIVPIIPLCYIGTVGLLTWIAGADPVMQMLSGGLILGAFFMATDYATSPTNALGRVIFGVGCGILTVVIRLWSNLPEGVSYSILFMNILTPLIERATFPRPFGVPRKGKEVAKS comes from the coding sequence ATGGAAAAACGCTTTATCGTCACCTCCTCGCCGCACCTTTCCTCAACTTCCACCACGCGGCATATCATGCTCGACGTGATCATTGCACTGCTTCCTGCGGGAATCGCCGCCTGCGTGATGTTCGGCTGGTACAGTGCGGTGCTGATTGCGGTGACGGTGGTCTCGGCGGTTTTATTTGAGTATTTATTCCGGATTATTACCAAACGTGAAAATTCAATCGGCGATCTCTCGGCGGTTGTGACAGGGCTTTTGCTGGCCTATAACCTGCCGCCCAAATTTCCGATTTGGATGGCCGTGATCGGCTCTTTTATTGCGATTGTAATTGTCAAACAATTCTTCGGCGGAATCGGGCAGAATTTCGCCAATCCCGCCATTACGGCGCGCATCGTGCTGATGACTTCATTCCCGACCGCGATGACAGCATGGCTGACGGCCTATGACGGAGTCTCCTCGGCGACGCCGCTTGCCATGATGAAAGCCGGAACGGTTTTGACGCCGGACGGTCCGACGATTCTCGGCGCCTTGATCGGGAACGTCGATACAATCGGCTGCATTGGTGAGGTCAGCCGGCTGTTATTGATTGCGGGAGGTATCTATCTGATGATCCGCAAGGTCATCGTACCGATCATTCCGCTGTGCTACATCGGCACGGTCGGACTTCTCACCTGGATAGCCGGTGCGGATCCGGTGATGCAGATGCTCTCCGGCGGCCTGATTCTGGGTGCGTTCTTTATGGCCACCGATTATGCCACCAGCCCGACGAATGCGCTGGGGAGAGTGATCTTCGGTGTGGGCTGCGGTATTCTTACGGTGGTGATTCGGCTGTGGTCCAATCTCCCCGAGGGTGTATCCTATTCGATTTTATTTATGAACATCCTGACCCCGCTGATTGAACGGGCAACCTTCCCGCGTCCGTTCGGCGTTCCCCGCAAAGGGAAGGAGGTAGCGAAGTCATGA
- a CDS encoding electron transport complex subunit E, which translates to MWKTLTNGILKENPVLRLVLGTCPTLAVTTMASNAIGMGAAATFVLIGSNLVISLLRKVIPDKIRIPAYITVIAGFVTVVQMIIKAYAPDLDAQLGIFLPLITVNCIILARAEMFASKNTVLASVLDAVGMGIGFTAALLAMGCIRELVGNGTLFGMAVTQGHIEPMLIMILPPGGFFVFGILIALANKITGKPVANTGCAACAAREFCGQAGKDEACASEKEETK; encoded by the coding sequence ATGTGGAAGACGCTGACCAACGGAATATTAAAAGAAAATCCGGTTCTGCGGCTGGTGTTGGGTACCTGTCCGACACTCGCGGTCACCACGATGGCCAGCAATGCCATCGGTATGGGGGCGGCGGCGACTTTTGTGCTGATCGGGTCAAATTTAGTGATATCTCTGTTGCGTAAAGTCATTCCCGATAAAATCCGAATCCCGGCCTACATCACGGTCATCGCGGGATTTGTGACGGTCGTTCAAATGATCATCAAAGCGTATGCCCCCGACCTCGACGCGCAGCTCGGTATTTTTTTGCCGTTGATTACGGTTAACTGCATCATTTTGGCCCGCGCCGAAATGTTCGCCAGCAAAAACACTGTATTGGCCTCGGTGCTGGACGCCGTCGGTATGGGCATCGGTTTTACCGCGGCGCTGCTCGCGATGGGCTGCATCCGTGAGCTGGTCGGCAACGGCACCCTCTTCGGCATGGCCGTCACACAAGGACATATCGAGCCGATGCTGATTATGATCCTGCCCCCGGGCGGTTTCTTCGTGTTCGGAATTTTGATCGCGCTGGCAAATAAGATCACCGGCAAACCGGTGGCAAACACCGGCTGCGCCGCCTGCGCCGCACGTGAATTCTGCGGACAAGCCGGAAAAGACGAGGCCTGCGCCTCCGAGAAGGAGGAAACGAAATGA
- the rsxC gene encoding electron transport complex subunit RsxC: MGFKGQIAALFGLEKGVHPPHYKNTAKCATVEMPAPERVVVSMLQHVGAPCVPTVAKGDSVAIGQVIGDSTAYVSAPIHSGVSGKVLGIGEIILPNGTRTATVEIENDGEGRIFEGVKPPHIHSKEDLVTAVRASGLVGLGGAGFPTHVKFALYKEDCIDTLVINGAECEPYITADNRECLENTWDIMNGIMIMAEHFNAKQTVIAVENNKPMAIAELTKVAKTCSTEGHRICVKSIPAQYPQGAEKMIIYSTTGRKVPPGKLPSDVGCVVMNITSTAFVSRYLKDGMPLVARRMTVDGNGVKNPGNLRVTIGTPIKDIVAFCGGYTSDANRIMMGGPMMGLTVYTDEQPVLKQNNAILVFAGAGGEKEPEQPCIRCGRCVGACPMHLAPFELYKAYLRGDAADLTKKGVMNCVECGCCSYICPAKRQLTQMMRLGKAYVKKQGGKR; the protein is encoded by the coding sequence ATGGGATTTAAAGGACAAATCGCCGCTCTTTTCGGCCTGGAAAAAGGCGTGCATCCGCCGCACTATAAGAATACGGCAAAGTGCGCCACCGTCGAGATGCCCGCGCCTGAGAGAGTGGTTGTGTCCATGCTTCAACATGTCGGAGCGCCCTGTGTTCCGACGGTGGCTAAGGGCGACAGTGTCGCCATCGGACAGGTGATCGGCGACAGCACCGCGTATGTAAGCGCACCGATCCATTCGGGTGTGAGCGGAAAAGTGCTCGGGATCGGCGAAATTATACTCCCCAACGGAACCAGAACGGCTACCGTCGAGATCGAAAACGACGGGGAAGGCCGTATTTTTGAGGGTGTTAAGCCCCCGCATATCCACAGCAAAGAGGATTTAGTGACGGCGGTGCGCGCTTCGGGTCTGGTGGGTTTGGGCGGCGCGGGTTTTCCGACCCACGTCAAGTTTGCATTATATAAAGAGGACTGCATTGACACGCTGGTGATCAACGGCGCCGAGTGCGAGCCCTACATTACCGCCGACAACCGCGAATGCTTGGAGAACACCTGGGATATCATGAACGGTATTATGATTATGGCGGAACATTTTAACGCCAAACAAACCGTGATCGCTGTTGAAAACAACAAACCCATGGCCATTGCCGAACTGACAAAGGTTGCAAAAACCTGCAGCACCGAAGGCCACCGGATCTGCGTCAAGTCCATTCCTGCCCAATATCCGCAGGGTGCGGAAAAAATGATTATATACAGCACCACCGGACGCAAGGTTCCCCCGGGAAAACTGCCGTCCGACGTCGGCTGCGTCGTAATGAATATCACCTCGACGGCGTTTGTGAGCCGTTATCTCAAAGACGGCATGCCGCTCGTCGCCCGCCGTATGACCGTGGACGGGAACGGCGTTAAGAATCCCGGCAATCTGCGGGTGACCATCGGAACGCCCATTAAGGATATCGTGGCGTTTTGCGGCGGTTATACATCGGATGCGAACCGCATTATGATGGGCGGCCCGATGATGGGTTTGACGGTTTATACCGATGAACAGCCGGTGCTGAAACAAAATAATGCGATTCTGGTTTTTGCCGGAGCCGGCGGAGAAAAAGAACCCGAACAACCCTGTATCCGCTGCGGCCGCTGTGTCGGCGCCTGTCCGATGCACCTCGCGCCGTTTGAATTGTATAAGGCGTATCTGCGCGGCGATGCTGCTGATTTGACGAAAAAAGGCGTGATGAACTGCGTCGAGTGCGGATGCTGTTCCTACATCTGCCCGGCCAAGCGGCAGCTGACTCAAATGATGCGGCTCGGCAAGGCCTATGTGAAAAAGCAGGGGGGAAAAAGATGA
- a CDS encoding FMN-binding protein — protein MIRQIIRPILVLLALCIVISGAVSVTYFFTADKIAAQAEEKINENLTLLLPGTVDKTETECDAFVYYDCADAAGAALGRAYLIDAKGYGGPISLMVGIKADGTVAGISILSSTETPGLGKKAENSEFYGQFSDKDVDVFTVVKGAAASDDQISAISGATISSKAITNAVNTVLTHFNGGEQ, from the coding sequence ATGATCAGACAGATTATCAGGCCGATATTGGTCTTATTGGCGTTATGTATTGTGATTTCGGGCGCGGTTTCGGTGACCTACTTTTTTACCGCGGACAAGATTGCAGCACAAGCTGAAGAAAAAATCAACGAAAATCTCACCCTTTTACTGCCCGGAACGGTTGACAAGACCGAGACCGAATGCGACGCGTTTGTCTATTATGACTGCGCGGATGCAGCCGGTGCGGCGCTCGGCAGAGCCTATCTGATCGACGCGAAGGGTTATGGCGGTCCGATCTCGCTGATGGTCGGCATCAAAGCCGACGGCACTGTTGCCGGTATTTCGATTCTGTCGTCGACGGAGACTCCGGGATTGGGTAAAAAGGCCGAAAACAGCGAATTTTACGGACAGTTTTCCGATAAAGACGTGGATGTGTTTACAGTCGTCAAGGGTGCAGCTGCTTCCGATGACCAGATCAGCGCCATCTCGGGCGCCACGATTTCATCAAAGGCAATCACAAACGCGGTCAACACGGTGCTGACCCATTTTAACGGAGGTGAGCAGTGA
- a CDS encoding RnfABCDGE type electron transport complex subunit A — translation MTKILAIIVAAVLTNNFVLSKFLGICPFLGVSKKLNTSVGMSAAVTFVMVLATAVTWPIQTYLLDPNGLGYMQTIVFILVIAVLVQLVEMVLKRYIPPLYSALGIYLPLITTNCAVLGVTILNIDQGYSYIEALFNAFAAGVGFLLAMVMFTGVRSKIADSDIPKSLQGLPITLVAASITALTMLGFAGLAEGLFGGM, via the coding sequence ATGACGAAGATTCTCGCCATTATTGTCGCGGCGGTTTTGACCAACAACTTCGTTTTGTCGAAATTCCTCGGCATCTGCCCGTTTTTAGGCGTCTCGAAAAAACTCAACACCTCGGTCGGCATGAGCGCCGCCGTTACCTTTGTCATGGTGCTGGCCACCGCTGTCACCTGGCCGATTCAAACCTATTTGCTCGATCCCAACGGTTTAGGGTATATGCAGACTATTGTATTCATTCTGGTTATCGCCGTGTTGGTGCAGTTGGTTGAAATGGTATTGAAAAGGTACATTCCGCCGCTGTATTCTGCGCTGGGTATTTATCTGCCGCTGATTACCACAAACTGCGCGGTACTGGGCGTCACGATTTTGAATATTGATCAGGGCTATTCGTATATTGAAGCGCTGTTTAACGCCTTTGCAGCCGGCGTGGGATTTTTGCTGGCGATGGTGATGTTCACCGGCGTGCGTTCCAAAATCGCCGATTCCGATATCCCGAAATCGCTTCAGGGTTTGCCGATCACACTGGTTGCGGCCTCGATTACGGCACTGACTATGCTCGGATTTGCCGGGCTTGCCGAAGGGCTGTTCGGAGGGATGTGA